The genome window GTGTCGAGAGGCTGGTTCTCTGTCCTCTGGTCCTGGCCGTGCCCTCAGGGGATCTTCCTCAGCTGTATGCTGTTAGGCAGGTGTCAGCTTTAGAGACTGAAGTCTGACTTAGAACCATGTCTGTTGAGGAGCGTTTTCTCCTGTGTGGTGGCAGCTGAGGTTTTGGCAAATAAGCTGTTTTGTGCACAGTCCCAGATCACAATCGGGCCACTCTGAGTGCAGAGCAGCCCGTGCATATTAGGTGAGGCCTTCCCAGATGGCAAGTAGGTAGTATGCTGTCAGTTTAAATATGCAGAATCCTTAGGGGTTGTGGCCGAGGTGGGTGGTGGGGTATCTGATCGTGGACTTCCTGCCACTCTCCGGCTGGCTcccccacagagacacacatcgTTTGGATGAACTGAAGTGACATTTCAGGTCAATGATTATTTCAGCCAGAAGGGCTGCTACTGCTGTCAGGAGGAGATGGAACTGGCACCACTTTGTCCTTAGGTGATTTGACCTCATCAAATCCCCCAAGGAATCCTTCCACACACACTGTATACTCACCGGCACACAAGCACGCCCACCTCTTACACGGTTGCGCACATTTGTATATATCCAGGTATGCACCTACACAGGCAGATGCGGTCACACACTGGGACACCTCCTGGTGTGTGCACAGGCACAAGAGCGACTTACAGCCTCACTCACAAACTTCACGCACTTGGGCACCGAACTGGGCCAGGGCAGCCTGGGGGCTCCCAGACCTCAGGTCCTCAGGCTCCAACCCCACCCTGTGCAGCTGCCCTGACCTTGGGTCTTAATAGAATTTGGGGCCTAGGAACCACCGTTTATCTTGGCCTAGAAAGGAAATTAAGTGGTTTGAATTACCAGCTCCCTAGGAGGCAGGGCCAGTCTGTGTGAGACGGCGCGGCCTGTCCCAGCACCTTAGGGACCCAAGGATTTGATGCCCGGTGTTGCCTGGCGCCATGGCTGCGGCCAGTGGCTGGTTGCAGGACACGTGCCGATGTCCTGCATCTGCTCGGCAGACGTCCCCGCTGACCCCTAGCCCTGCCCTGAGGGACTGATGAGCCACTTGGCTTCACTCTCTCAGATGAGGGGACCCTCAGCCTTGTTGAGCAGTGTCAGTACCACTCTGCCACCTGGAGAGCCAGGAGTCTGCTCGGAACAGCTGGGAGGAGGGCATGCCCCGAAGGACCCAGCTTTCTCTAGAAGAATGGAAAGAtaaggggaagagctggaaggaTCTGAGAAGGAGCCTGGCCTTGGGCCTGACTTCTGCCCATTGCCTCTGGACCGGCTGCCCTGGAACTCATTCCGGCCCTGCTCATGGGCCCCAGGGGAGGGACTGGGGCTGGCTTGGAAGTCCTTGGGGCAGCAGGGGTCCCACCCAGCAGGAGATGAGATCCCAGAACAGCAGAAACATGGCTCaggcctccctcttctctctctcccctgtgggCAGCAGCCGTGACAGGAGGGGTTTACAGAACTCAGATGTGCAGGGTGGGCTCTGGCTCAGCCCTGGCACCTCGTGGGAAGGCCCTGaacacccctctctccctccgcAGTGTCTTAGATGATGAGGGCAACAACCTGCGGCAGCAGAAGCTTGACCGGCAGGTgagtgaggctggggctggggggaggggtagtCAGTGCTCGCCATCCTGGCAGGGCCTGGGCGGGGATCACCAAGGCCACGGCAGGAGAGCTGCCCCCTTCCAGGGTGGGCCTGACTGACGGAGAGAGGATCTCTTCCAGAAGCAGCTCCCCTTTCCCCCCCGCTCAGCCTGAGCACTGACTTGTCCGTGGGGCACTTGGGGCCGTGGCCGGAGGCTGGCTGTCTGGGCTGTGGTTCTGCCAAGACAGCATCCTGAACTGAGTTTTGCCTCCTTTTCCTGGGCCCCACGTCTTAGGGCACCAAGGACATAAGGCCTTGGCCCTGAGTGGGCTTTAGACCCCAGAGCCATCTCTAGAAGTGAGCTGAGCCAGCAGGGCCTTCTCTCCGCCCCTAACCTGGGAGCCCTCCCCTGGGGGGAGGCGGTGGGCTGCCCTCTCCAGCTCGATGACCTCCGTGTCTGTCGGTGCCTCTGTAGCGGGCACTGCTGGAGCAGAAGCAGAAGAAGAAGCGCCAGGAGCCGCTGATGGTGCAGGCCAACGCGGATGGGCGACCACGCAGCCGGCGGGCCCGGCAGTCAGAGGAGCAGGCCCCCCTGGTGGAGTCCTACCTCAGCAGCAGTGGCAGCACCAGCTACCAAGGTACGCCTTGCCCTCGGGACAAACCAGGGGAGGCCCTGTGTGGTGGGGGCTCCTCACCCCTCAGGCGCTGCTGCTAATCTGTGCAGGCAGGGGGTCGTCTGTCAGGGTGTGCCCAGGCTGAGCATGGCTCCCAGCCCAGGCTGTCAGTGGAGTGGGACGGGTAGAGGGAGGCTGGGACCTGGAGCCTTGGCCTCCTGGGTCAGATGTTGGGTGTTAGAGCCAGAAGCTGAAACTTTATGGATCTGGGAGTTCAAATGTCCAGGTTTCTGATTTGGAGAATTTCACTGAGAACAGGAAGCAGCTCCTAGGAGCAGAGCGGTTTGCTCCCCACTGGTATTCTGCCATCTGAGAATAATCCATCTCAACATCCTACACCCACTAGTGTCTCCTGAGACAGACACCTGTTGCTTTTTCTCCTGGGCTCCCCACACCCTTAGTCTGCCTGGCTTCTGACTCGCAGGTCCCTGCACAGAGCTGTGAGGACCAGCAGCCTCCAGCTGTTCCTTCTTTGCATGCACTGCTTAGCAGAACcccctggggtgaggggagggggtctCTTATTTTTATCCTGGGGGTAGGGGAGCTCAGGACCCTCCTTCCTGTAGGTTAGGGTAGGGTACCCCAGGCTGAAAAGAGTTGGTCTCTGATCCCAAAGTAGGGACTCGGTTCAGTCCCCACTGCCGCCTGCTGGTGCAGGCGTCCCAGTGACTTCTCTATCTGATGGTGGCTCCAGGAGGGGGGCCACAGGCTTTTGCAGTTGGAAGGAACCTTAGCAACCAGGGTTTTCCCCTCATCTGTGTGAACCTGCAGGCTCTAGCCACTTTGAGTTACTGGTAATGGCCTCAGCTCAGGCTGAATCTTTCTCACCTAACTGCTGGGCTGTCCCCACACCTGGGCTACACAGCCTCTCAGGTTCCACTTACCAGCCCGAGTGTACTGAGTCTCTGTGCCTTGGAGGGCGGTACCTAGTGCCCAGACTTGGCACAGCACCCTGGCGAGCTTGGTGTCCTCTGCCCTCATCCcactgaggaatcccatttatatcTAGTAATAAAGGCATTTGCCAGTGGCTGAGTGTGGTGCTGGGCACTCGACCTGCattctctcttttattcctcACAATAACTCGTTATCTCTACATGTTCGATAAGTGTTTGGGCTCCGAGGGGGTCACCAGCTTGCCCATGGTACATTGCTAGTGAGCATCAAGGCAAGGCTTTGAACCTGGGCTTGTCAGACTCCCAGTGGCCTTTCCACCATACTGTCACCTCCCTGGTCCCTCATACTAATTCCCTGTGTGGGCTTCTGTTCAGCATACTCGTCCACAGCTGGTATGTCTGTACTTCACCTGAAGGGCCTTCGGAGGAAGGGGTCAGGGACCTCAGCCTGGCGCTGCTGTCCTAGGCAGGCAGCTCCAGCGGCTCCACACAGACCCGGCCCCCAGCCACACCCTGTCTGGCAGCCCCCTCCTCGCACTTCCTGTGAGCACTGTCCCAGGGGTGGTGTGGGGCTCTGCAGAGAAGGCAGCTGCTGTGTGGGCATCACAGCCCCAGCTCTGCCAAGCCTGGCACCTGACCGTTCAGGGCTGCCCGAGGGTGGGAGCCTGCTCCTGGGACTTGAGGCTTTGAGGGTCTTACAAGTCACTGACATACAGCCATTTTTGGCAAGTGTGTCTTGAGTACTGAACTGTGTGCCAGGCCTGCAGAAACGACCAGTCAGAAGATAGACTTTCTGATCACGCCCCTGTTGATCACTTGCTCCCTTGCAACTCTGAGCAAGTCACTGACCCTCTCTGGGTTTGTTTCCTCTCCTGTGAGAAAAATTATCTCCAGACTTCGAGCATTGGAGCAGCCATTGTATGTGCCAAGTTCTAGTCGCTCCATGCTATTTTCTGCTGAGAGTCCAGACCTGGCTGGGTCGTGCTGCTTCTCTTAGCTCTGTCAGCCAGCCCCGAGAAGGCCACTACGGGCTGGCTGACCTGGGATCAGTGTGGCCCAGAACACCCCGACCCCCACCTGCAGCTTGAGCTGCCTTATGCTCTGCCCTCTGCTGGCTCTTGGTGTTAAATACAAGGGGAGTTAGACAAAAAGTCAGAACTGATGGGTTTATGCAGCTTAAACACTTTCTGACCTACCCGCCATGCTCATTCCTGTTATATATTCatccagttttaaaatatttattcaggcaAACTTTGTGACAACTTCCAGATGAGAGGCTGGGGATCCAGAGTGAGCACCAATGGGTGTGGTCACTGTTCTCGTGACCTTACAGTCTAAGAGGGAAGGGAGTGAAAGATTGTCACAGGTATGCTTTGCAGAAAGAAGCCAGGCTCTGGGTGTGAATGGCAGAGGCCCTGCTCCCAGCTGAGGGTTAGGGAGGCTGCCCTAGGAGCTGGAATCTGCAGAATGAGTGGGGATTAGTGGGAGAGGCGGCAGTCAGGAAGATGGTCCAGGCAGTGGGACCTCCAGGTGCAAAGCCCCAGTGGCAAGAGGGCATCCAGGATGCACAAGAGGATGGAGTAGCTGGGACCCGGGGAGAGCCTGGGAGGTGAGGAGGGACCCGGGGAGAGCCTGGGAGGTGAGGAGGGACCCGGGCAGAGCCTGGGAGGTGAGGAGGGACCCGGGGAGAGCCTGGGAGGTGAGGAGGGACCCGGGCAGAGCCTGGGAGGTGAGGAGGGACCCGGGCAGAGCCTGGGAAGTGAGGAGGGACCCGGGCAGAGCCTGGGAGGTGAGGAATGTGCAGTTAGGCCAACGGCGAGGCGAGGGAGATGGAGGAGCCAGCCTTGCAGCAGACTGTTGATGCTCATCTTAGGAGCAAGGAGAGATCATTCTGGGACTTTGAGCAGGTTATGACTCTGACACGTGGAGAATTCAGAGGCCACCCAGCTGTGACCCTTCCGAAACCTCTCTGATAGTGTGTGCAGCTCCTTGAGTCCAGAATGACTCCTGCCTCGGGGCACTCCGCACCCCAGGCACCGTGGGCGCGTCCCTGGAGGGCCTGTCAAGTGCTTGCCCTAGTTCTGGACTCTTCCACGAGATACAGCCTCCTCTGTCTTCATCTATTATCTTTGATGACCCACATCCTccgagacacccccccccccccaactgttTGCTGGCCCAGAGCTGCCACTGCTCTGCTTCTTGGTTGATCATGGCGTGGGCAGGCTTTTGACTCTTACTGCACTGGGCTGGGGGTGCCGCCTCTTTGCCCTCGGTACCTGTGCCTGGTAGAGACAGGTGGGTGGTAGAGGCCCTGTTGGGCTTGGGGCTGGTGGGCGGGGACCTGGGAAATGTGCTGGGAAGTGTGATCGAGTCGGAGCGCTGGTCTCATCCAGGGCCCGTGTTTGTCTCGGGCTCTCTCCTCAGCAGTTCAGGAGACCGACTCACTTGCCAGTGTGCAGCTGGGAGCTGCCCGCCCAACAGCACCAGCCTCAGCCAAGAGAACCAAGGCCGCTGCTGCCACGGGGGGCCAGGGCGGGGCCtctaggaaggagaagaagggcaAGCACAAAGGTTGGCTCGCCATCCGAAAGCCCTCCTCAGGAGGCCTGGCCCCCGCTGGAGGGTAGGGGGAGGCTTAGCTTCCTGACCTGGACAGGGTGGGAGGCCCCAGGGAAGGCACCAAATGGCACTCAGCCCACCCAGCTGGCTCACAGGCCTCATGTAGCTCATGGGTGTCCGGGCTGGCCCGTGGGTGTGGGGCAGGCCCTCCATACTGCTAAGACATGAAGCCCCGCTCAGCTGTGGCCCAGGAAGTCCTTCCTCTGCCCAGTCTGAGAGCCTTCTACCTCCGTCCTGACCCAGGACGCTCCGTCCCCTGGGGCTCACTGCCTCGTGGGTCACCAGGCCCATCCGTGGGCAGACTCCTGTCATCGTGTGGGCTTCCACGACTCTGGTCCCACCTCCTCTCTGGGCCCACACACCAGTCTGTTTCCCTGGTCCTTTCTCCAGAAAAGGTCCCCAGGGCTCAAGGACAGTGAGGGTGGCCCCGCCCCTAGTCTCCTGGCTGGACACCCTGTTTTCTCAGCCCCTGTGTATGTGCAGTGGGTTTTTAGGTTCTGGTCATGGTGGGGCAGTGGGATGCCAGGGTCCATAGGCTTCTAGAGCTGACTGCTGCATCTGGGGCCTAGCCCACCCAGATAGGGTGGCTGCGGCCTGCGTGGGCCGGGCCTGGACTCTGTTCCTGAAGCTGTGGCAACTTGGGGAGGAAGGTTGACAAGGGATCGGAGAGAGAGCCTCCTTATGGGAAGGCGAGTATGTGCCAACATCAGCCTTTTCCAGTGGGCCCATGATGTTTTTAATGATGTGagttgactgtgtgtgtgtgtgtgagagagagagagagagagagagagagagagagagaatgaacgtCAGCACTGATACCATGCAGCTGGCCACATGCGTGAACCCGCGTGGTGGCCTCAGCGGTGCCCTGAACGGGTCCTGGTTCTCCACCTGTCTTCTTCACCGTGCAGTTGGCTTTGTAGGTGGTTGCCCATCTGCCTAGAGATGTGCAGCGTTTCAAACCAACTCTTGGCAGCTAATTTGGGAGAACAGCAGAAGTAAGAAAATCCATGTCCCTTCACACCTTATTGACAGGCTGACAGCAAtctagtttgttttatttttaagtcagtttagtttttttttttttttaattttttttttttttagattttatttattcattatagagaggagagagagagagagagagaaggggggaggagcaggaagcatcaactcccatatgcgccttgaccaggcaagcccagggttttgaaccggcaacctcagtgtttccaggttaacgctttatccactgcgccaccacaggtcaggccagtttagtttttttaaatgtcagcttTACAAATAAAGTTTGCAGAGGGTCCCCCCACTCACCCCTTACCTACTCCCTGAACATctgtggaccccccccccccacgggacTCAGCAGTGTCCATGGCCTGCAGGCACCGGCGGGCCAGCTCCTCTGGCAGAAGACAAGTCTGAGGCCGAAGGCCCAGTGCAGATCCTGACTGTGGGCCAGTCGGACCACGCCCAGGACGCAGGGGAGACGGCAGCTGGTGGGGGCGCAGAGCCCAGCGGGCAGGACCTCCGTGCCACGATGCAGAGGAAGGGTGAGCCCCATGGGGGTCTAGTGACACCCCCAAAGCTCAGTCCCAGGTTCTCAGATGCACCCTTCTTAGGGAACATGGCCCTCCTGTGTCCGTTCCAGCCCCTCCCGACCGTGCTGGGGGCAGATTTAGAAACCAGTGACCCTCCTGTGTCCGTTCCAGCCCCTCCCAACCGTGCTGGGGGCAGATTTAGAAACCAGTGAGAAACTGGGGCAGGGCCCCTGATGAGGCCAAATTCAGGGAAAGAAGTGTGAACTAGGCTAACGACCAATCCACAGCTAAGCTGTGTCTCCCCACTCCCATGTCACCTGCCCCTAGGGAGGCCCACATTTGGGGACAAGTTTCCTTTCATTTTGGTTCCTTTgaaaaagctttctttttattttaatttttttgaataagtgacaggcagggaggcagagagactcccgcatatgccctaactgggatccaccggcaagcccttagtgggcgatgctctgcctattttttagcatttgaggtcaggccatgaagccatcctcagcacaacttgcttgaaccagtcgagccatagctgcaggaggggggggggggagagagagagagagagagacgggaaaggggaaggggtagagaagcagatggtcacttctcctatgtgccctgaccggaaatcaaacctgggacttccacaccctgggctgacgctctaccactgagccagccggccagggctgaaaagctTCTTTTGTAAAATGTTCCCCCATCTTCTGAGCTAGGGAGCAGGGCCAGGGTGCCGGGAAGTAGGGCAGATCCTCCCAGGAAACCTGCCGCCTAGTTTCCTCGCGGTGAGCCCTGCCTGTGGGAGCCCCGGGCATGGGTgagggggcagagggaagccCAGCAATGCTACACTTTGTGAGGAATCGGATCAGGGACAGCTTCCTGGAGAAAGGGCTGTTGGGGTAACTTGAGGTTGGAGGTGGTGTTCAGGTGGGGAGAAGCacgcagagcagaaggcaggccAGGGAGAGGAGTCAGCACGCACAGCCGACTGAGGAGGAGGCTGGGCCTCTTCCAGGCAGATTCCACGGTCAGGCCTGAGGCCAGAAGTGGAGGCTCCCCGCGCAGGGCAGCTCATCAGGCCTTGCTACCCAGGAGACGGGCATTGTGAGTGCTAGAGAGGAGGGGGTCTGCGGGAGGGACTGACCtgaagctgggggaggggggtgcacaGCCCAGTGATCGTGACCAGTCCCAGCATGTACCTGAGAATGTGTGTCCTCGGGTACACTGGGGTGTGCGTGggagtgtgtgtgaatgtgtgtgtgcatgtaaagcctgtgtgtgcacgcgtgGGTACCGGTGGTGCGGTGCGTGTGAGCAGATGTCTGTCTGGGTACGCATGTGACCACGCATCCCACCTGCCCCTTTGCCTGGCCCAGGCATCTCCAGCAGCATGAGCTttgatgaggaagaggaggaggaggatgagaacAGCTCCAGTTCCTCTCAGCTAAACAGCAACACCCGCCCCAGCTCTGCTACCAGCAAGAAGTCCGTCAGGGTGAGTGAGGAAGAGTGGACAGCCGTGTGCAGGGGCTGGTCGTCTGGCCGGAGGGGAACGAGTGTGGAGAATGATGGGGAGGGGCTTGCCTAAGGCTGGTCCCCGATGCCTATCAAGAGCTGTTTTGGCCTGGCCTCTCCTGTTCTCCCACTCTGCCTCCTGTTGACCTTTGGGAGGCCAGGAGTTGGGGGAGCTGGACTTGGACAGGATGACCTTTGAGAAGCTGCCCATATCCTCCATCTCTACGCCCAGGGATGGGTGAGGGAAGGAAGGGCTGGTCAGCTAGACGACGACCCCAGGACCAGGCTGGCCAGCCCACATTCAGGGGCCCTGCGCCATCCACCACCACCATCGCCACCGTCAGGGCTCAGCTCTGGATCCCAGCCCCTCCGTTTCAGCTGCGTGAGGTCCCGGGGCTGAGGCTCTGCTCTCCTCCCCCGCAGGAGGCGgcctcagcccccagccccacagctCCGGAGCCTGCGGTGGATGTTGAGGTCGAGGACCTGGAGGAGTTCGCACTGAGGCCCGCCCTCCAGGGCATCACCGTCAAGTGCCGCATCACACGGGATAAGAAGGGGATGGATCGGGGGATGTACCCCACCTACTTCCTGCACCTGGACCGAGATGACGGGAAGAAGGTAAGGTTGACCTGGGCACGGATTTCCAGGGCAGGCTGGAGGTCCTGGGGCTGGAATGCAGCTGGAGGCCTCAGATCCAGCACTGACCTCTCAGTGCCCCAAAGAGACGGAAGCCTCGTGCTGTGCTGAATGGCCTGTCCAGGCCGCCCGTGCTCAGCCTTGTGTTTGCCAGTGTGCACGTGTAAGCACATTGCGTGCAGGAGCTGAAGCAAGGGAGAGTCATTTGTGTGAGTGCAGGTGTGTGAGTGGCGCTTGTACCTGTGTGCACACCGGAGGCTGGACCTGgaatgtggccttactctgctcccTAAGGTGTTCCTCCTGgcgggaaggaagagaaagaagagtaaaACTTCCAATTACCTCATCTCTGTGGACCCAACGGACTTGTCTCGAGGAGGGGACAGCTACATCGGGAAACTGCGGTACCAGCACTCCCCCagaccgggggtgggggcaggctcTCTAGAGGGCATCTCCTCCCTGAAGGAGATCTAGGCCAGGGGGTGGGTCTTCTCgggtcctctctgtccctcaggtCCAGCCACAGGCTCTCTGCCAGCTAGAGCCTGACTTGGAGATGGGCCTCCCACTCCCTACCCTAGGCTGCTCCCAGCCATCTGGGCATTAGGCCCATCAAGAATGATGGCTCAAACCCTGCGATGTCACTGGTGTGTGGGCTACCACGGAAGGGCCACCTTGGCCCCATGGTCAGTGCtgaggggcagggctgagagggaGTCTCTGATGGCAGGGAGAACAACCTTGGGGCGAGGGGAGGCTCTGAGCTCGCCTCAGGATGGGGCCGTTGCTGAGGAATGGAGTGTGAGGTTGGGGGAGCATAAATCAAGCTTAGAGGTAGGAGTCAGAGCTGTGGAGATGGGGCTGGACCAAGGGTCACAGGATGGATGGGACAGAGATCATCTTACTCAGTCCCCAGGGGCTGCTGCGTCCCCTCTCCTGTCTTCCCAGGTGCCATGCTGTCTGCTCCCTTCTGTTCCTCCAGGAAAACATTCTGTGGAGCCCAGACTTACCTCCCTGGGTTTCCCTCACTGAGCCACGATGCTCTTTGTTTCAATTCTGAGCCAGTCCAGACTTTTGCCCTTAAAGGTGGGGATTCAGTGAGCACTGTGTCCCCCAGTCAGCTCCTGGCTCAGGCCAGAAAGCTTTGCAGGCTTCTCATAGGACAGACTGTTAGCTGTTTGCTGCCCTGGGGCAGAGGTATGTGCCCCTGTACCAATTGTGCCTGTCCTGCAGGTCCAACCTCATGGGCACCAAGTTCACCGTGTATGACAATGGCGTCAACCCTCAGAAGGTGTCATCCCCTACTCTGGAAAGTGGGACCTTGCGTCTGGAGCTGGCAGCCGTGTGCTACGTGAGTTCTGGGCTCCTGGGTCTCTGGTCTCCGAGGCGGACATGACACTGAGGACTTGCTGCATGTGTGTGGGCTCTCCTTGCTGTCTATGTGGATAGACAGGCTACAGAGAGGTGGGCTGTCCTCTGTCGAGTGGCCCCTGCCTGGGAGAGGGACCCTGGCCTTCTCGCTTCTGAGCTGAGACTGCaggtggcctccgcctcagagaGCTCTGGGAACCGGGTCTGGCTCTGTGCGGCCCAGCCCAGGAGCCTCCTGGAAAGAAGGATCAGGAGGCCTGGGTGCTGGTCTCTgcatcccttccctcctccctccagcatCCTGCATGCACTACAAGCCCTTTGTATAATTATTTCACCAACAGCTCAGCGTAAGAGCTCAGTCCTGTTTTCTTTATTACATAGATGAGGAGagtgaagctcagaggttgcgtCACAGTTCATAAATATCCAAACTGGAATATAAGTACAAGGGATTTCACCTTATTTTAAAATGGGGGATTGGTACCCCTATCAACCTGGGCATGGATGCTTCACCAAGGCTAATTGGGAATCTGTAGCTGTTTTTGCTGTTTAGTGTGATCTTATGATGCCACCTGCTGGTCATTTTTGGGGAAGCAGTTCGAATTTCTTAAACTACTGAGCCCCAGCTActttccaggcactgaggatatagTAATGAGCAAAAGAGACATAGATTTATACCCTTATGGGGCTTAAACCTTTAGTGGGGGAGATAAGGTACAAAACagacatatcaacaaaataagtaTGTTCCTGATAAATGctaagttgaaaaaataaaatggaagaggGCTACGAAGTATCCCGGTGTGTATGACTTTTTTAGGAAGGatggccgggggtgggggtggggggtggggggggcgtgcTGAGGCAGCACCTGGGTATAACGCAGAAGGAAGTGAGGGCCAGCCACCTCAGTGCTGGGGAGTACCGCTCGGAGCGCAGAAGTCCTggaggcctggcatgtggggacaGCAGGAGGGCAGTGAGTGCAGGGCCGGGTCACGGTGAGGAGGAGGTGATGGGGCCACATCACGTGAGGCCTGGTGGGCTTCCGCCTTTTCTCTGAACTAGGGAGGAAAACGAGGTGACCTAATGGCACCACTGACTGTGTGGAGGACGGGTgacggaggaggggtggggggccaAGGATGGAAACAGTAGTCCACTGGGGCCCGTTACTGTGA of Saccopteryx bilineata isolate mSacBil1 chromosome 1, mSacBil1_pri_phased_curated, whole genome shotgun sequence contains these proteins:
- the TUB gene encoding tubby protein homolog isoform X1, whose product is MLANQPSAEGGTPRPMGSQHSKQRRKLGPLKRGHRRDPDRRTTRRKYWKEGREIVRLGDSSTNVKLKSIVETGGCETQSAQATPVAGLWPRAWGGSLFERRTQLYKMTPVLDDEGNNLRQQKLDRQRALLEQKQKKKRQEPLMVQANADGRPRSRRARQSEEQAPLVESYLSSSGSTSYQAVQETDSLASVQLGAARPTAPASAKRTKAAAATGGQGGASRKEKKGKHKGTGGPAPLAEDKSEAEGPVQILTVGQSDHAQDAGETAAGGGAEPSGQDLRATMQRKGISSSMSFDEEEEEEDENSSSSSQLNSNTRPSSATSKKSVREAASAPSPTAPEPAVDVEVEDLEEFALRPALQGITVKCRITRDKKGMDRGMYPTYFLHLDRDDGKKVFLLAGRKRKKSKTSNYLISVDPTDLSRGGDSYIGKLRSNLMGTKFTVYDNGVNPQKVSSPTLESGTLRLELAAVCYETNVLGFKGPRKMSVIVPGMNMVHERVCIRPRNEHETLLARWQNKNTETIIELQNKTPVWNDDTQSYVLNFHGRVTQASVKNFQIIHGNDPDYIVMQFGRVAEDVFTMDYNYPLCALQAFAIALSSFDSKLACE
- the TUB gene encoding tubby protein homolog isoform X3, coding for MGSQHSKQRRKLGPLKRGHRRDPDRRTTRRKYWKEGREIVRLGDSSTNVKLKSIVETGGCETQSAQATPVAGLWPRAWGGSLFERRTQLYKMTPVLDDEGNNLRQQKLDRQRALLEQKQKKKRQEPLMVQANADGRPRSRRARQSEEQAPLVESYLSSSGSTSYQAVQETDSLASVQLGAARPTAPASAKRTKAAAATGGQGGASRKEKKGKHKGTGGPAPLAEDKSEAEGPVQILTVGQSDHAQDAGETAAGGGAEPSGQDLRATMQRKGISSSMSFDEEEEEEDENSSSSSQLNSNTRPSSATSKKSVREAASAPSPTAPEPAVDVEVEDLEEFALRPALQGITVKCRITRDKKGMDRGMYPTYFLHLDRDDGKKVFLLAGRKRKKSKTSNYLISVDPTDLSRGGDSYIGKLRSNLMGTKFTVYDNGVNPQKVSSPTLESGTLRLELAAVCYETNVLGFKGPRKMSVIVPGMNMVHERVCIRPRNEHETLLARWQNKNTETIIELQNKTPVWNDDTQSYVLNFHGRVTQASVKNFQIIHGNDPDYIVMQFGRVAEDVFTMDYNYPLCALQAFAIALSSFDSKLACE
- the TUB gene encoding tubby protein homolog isoform X10; protein product: MEGVSSHRTLSYSRWSYDSVLDDEGNNLRQQKLDRQRALLEQKQKKKRQEPLMVQANADGRPRSRRARQSEEQAPLVESYLSSSGSTSYQAVQETDSLASVQLGAARPTAPASAKRTKAAAATGGQGGASRKEKKGKHKGTGGPAPLAEDKSEAEGPVQILTVGQSDHAQDAGETAAGGGAEPSGQDLRATMQRKGISSSMSFDEEEEEEDENSSSSSQLNSNTRPSSATSKKSVREAASAPSPTAPEPAVDVEVEDLEEFALRPALQGITVKCRITRDKKGMDRGMYPTYFLHLDRDDGKKVFLLAGRKRKKSKTSNYLISVDPTDLSRGGDSYIGKLRSNLMGTKFTVYDNGVNPQKVSSPTLESGTLRLELAAVCYETNVLGFKGPRKMSVIVPGMNMVHERVCIRPRNEHETLLARWQNKNTETIIELQNKTPVWNDDTQSYVLNFHGRVTQASVKNFQIIHGNDPDYIVMQFGRVAEDVFTMDYNYPLCALQAFAIALSSFDSKLACE
- the TUB gene encoding tubby protein homolog isoform X5, giving the protein MLANQPSAEGGTPRPMGSQHSKQRRKLGPLKRGHRRDPDRRTTRRKYWKEGREIVRVLDDEGNNLRQQKLDRQRALLEQKQKKKRQEPLMVQANADGRPRSRRARQSEEQAPLVESYLSSSGSTSYQAVQETDSLASVQLGAARPTAPASAKRTKAAAATGGQGGASRKEKKGKHKGTGGPAPLAEDKSEAEGPVQILTVGQSDHAQDAGETAAGGGAEPSGQDLRATMQRKGISSSMSFDEEEEEEDENSSSSSQLNSNTRPSSATSKKSVREAASAPSPTAPEPAVDVEVEDLEEFALRPALQGITVKCRITRDKKGMDRGMYPTYFLHLDRDDGKKVFLLAGRKRKKSKTSNYLISVDPTDLSRGGDSYIGKLRSNLMGTKFTVYDNGVNPQKVSSPTLESGTLRLELAAVCYETNVLGFKGPRKMSVIVPGMNMVHERVCIRPRNEHETLLARWQNKNTETIIELQNKTPVWNDDTQSYVLNFHGRVTQASVKNFQIIHGNDPDYIVMQFGRVAEDVFTMDYNYPLCALQAFAIALSSFDSKLACE
- the TUB gene encoding tubby protein homolog isoform X9 — its product is MTSKPHSDWIPYSVLDDEGNNLRQQKLDRQRALLEQKQKKKRQEPLMVQANADGRPRSRRARQSEEQAPLVESYLSSSGSTSYQAVQETDSLASVQLGAARPTAPASAKRTKAAAATGGQGGASRKEKKGKHKGTGGPAPLAEDKSEAEGPVQILTVGQSDHAQDAGETAAGGGAEPSGQDLRATMQRKGISSSMSFDEEEEEEDENSSSSSQLNSNTRPSSATSKKSVREAASAPSPTAPEPAVDVEVEDLEEFALRPALQGITVKCRITRDKKGMDRGMYPTYFLHLDRDDGKKVFLLAGRKRKKSKTSNYLISVDPTDLSRGGDSYIGKLRSNLMGTKFTVYDNGVNPQKVSSPTLESGTLRLELAAVCYETNVLGFKGPRKMSVIVPGMNMVHERVCIRPRNEHETLLARWQNKNTETIIELQNKTPVWNDDTQSYVLNFHGRVTQASVKNFQIIHGNDPDYIVMQFGRVAEDVFTMDYNYPLCALQAFAIALSSFDSKLACE
- the TUB gene encoding tubby protein homolog isoform X2, whose protein sequence is MLANQPSAEGGTPRPMGSQHSKQRRKLGPLKRGHRRDPDRRTTRRKYWKEGREIVRLGDSSTNVKLKSIVETGGCETQSAQATPVAGLWPRAWGGSLFERRTQLYKMTPVLDDEGNNLRQQKLDRQRALLEQKQKKKRQEPLMVQANADGRPRSRRARQSEEQAPLVESYLSSSGSTSYQVQETDSLASVQLGAARPTAPASAKRTKAAAATGGQGGASRKEKKGKHKGTGGPAPLAEDKSEAEGPVQILTVGQSDHAQDAGETAAGGGAEPSGQDLRATMQRKGISSSMSFDEEEEEEDENSSSSSQLNSNTRPSSATSKKSVREAASAPSPTAPEPAVDVEVEDLEEFALRPALQGITVKCRITRDKKGMDRGMYPTYFLHLDRDDGKKVFLLAGRKRKKSKTSNYLISVDPTDLSRGGDSYIGKLRSNLMGTKFTVYDNGVNPQKVSSPTLESGTLRLELAAVCYETNVLGFKGPRKMSVIVPGMNMVHERVCIRPRNEHETLLARWQNKNTETIIELQNKTPVWNDDTQSYVLNFHGRVTQASVKNFQIIHGNDPDYIVMQFGRVAEDVFTMDYNYPLCALQAFAIALSSFDSKLACE